Within the Zea mays cultivar B73 chromosome 10, Zm-B73-REFERENCE-NAM-5.0, whole genome shotgun sequence genome, the region ttgcttgtgttctttcgagctcttgcgcttggattgctttcttctttctttgattcttcattgcgatcatactcacttgtaattgaggcaagagacaccaatcttgtggtggtccttgtgggaactttgtgttccaagtgattgagaagagaaagctcactcggtccgagggatcgtttgagagagggtaagggttgaaagagacccggcctttgtggcctcctcaacggggagtaggtttgagagaaccgaacctcggtaaaacaaatccgcgtgtctcacttcattattcgcttgcgatttgttttgcaccctctctcgcggactctattatatttctaaccctaacccggcttgtagttgtgattatttttgagaatttcagtttcgccctattcacccccctctaggcgactttcatcttgcctccttgatcatcattcgcccgcttacaaattttccgagtatttcctcgggcgtcatcttggtgtacctaggattttcacggatagagttaacaagatgaggatcaaggacagtgaaggaccttagcataagccggacgacgtcgtggtccgtccatctcgtgcttccatagctcctgattttgttgaccagggtcttgagcctgttgtacgcttgagttggctcctcccccctgatcattgcgaaccttcctagttcgccttccaccaactccatcttggtgatcatggtggcgtcgttcccctcatgtgagatcttgagggtgtcccaaatttgcttggcattatccaagccgcccaccttatgatactcttccctgcacaaggatgctaaaagaacagtggtagcttgtgcttttttgtgaatttgttcattgataaacatgggattatccatactatcaaattgcattccattttctactatctcccatatacttggatgaagagagaacaagtggctacgcattttgtgactccaaaatccgtagtcctctccatcaaaagtgtggaggtttaccaagaggaatggaaagcaaatgagcattggaattttgcggaatacgagaacaatcaaaagaaaagtttgagttgaccgttttctttttctcgtcgtcgtcgtcctttttggaagaagaggactcgtcgctgcgtagtagactatcttcttgatgcgccacttcttcttcccatccttctccttatgacttgagcccgagtcaatgggcttgtcgtcttttggctcattgatgaaggactccttctccttgtcgttgatcaccatcccctttcccttcggatccatcccttcgggcgattagtcccttttgtgaagagaacgactttgataccaattgagagcacctagagggggggccggggtgaataggtgatcctgtaaaaacttaagacttaaagccacaaaacttgattaagtgttagcacaatgaaatcaagtggctaaggaccgagctcttgtgaaacacaatagtcacagtgagaacaagcacaagagacacgatggtttatcccgtggttcggtcaagtacaacacttgcctactccatgttgtggcgtcccaatggacgagggttgcactcaacccctttcaagtgatccaaagatccacttgaataccatggtgtttttctttctttcactatatcccgtttgcgaggaatctccacactttggagcctctcgcccttacaaatgatggtcACAAAGAAACATgggtgtaagggagggaaaagcaacacacacaaatcccagcaacacgcacacacacaagccaagacttgagctcaaatgacacacaacaagttcaccactggaacggagctcaaatcactaagaatgtcaatcgagtgtgcaaagatggagtgcgggagtcttagaatgttcagagtatgcttggtgtactcctccatgcgcctaggggtcccttttatagccccaaggcagctaggagccgttgagagcaatccaggaaggcaattcttgccttctgtcgggtggcgcaccggacagtccggtgtgccaccggacaggcactgtacagcgtccggtgcagattgctttcctaaattggcgtagccgaccgttgaagatttgaagctattggcgcaccggactgtccggtgcccccatcaaaccgttggctcggccacgcgtcacgcgcggattgcgcggccgaccgttggctcaccggacaatccggtgcaccaccggacagtcaggtaaattttagccgtacgccgccggcgaattcccgagagcggccagttaaccagacgccagcctgacgcaacgaacactgtccggtgcaccaccggacagtccggtgcacccagactgcgcagagtcttggcagctccagccaagtctttatcCTTTTgtgttttctctgattctagcacttagacaaatatgttagtacaaaaaccaatgtactaagtctagaatcatacctttgtgttgattttcacTTCATCCTCCATTTGACACTTATTAATACTTAaggcatttgtgttggacacttaatcaccaaaatccttagaaatggcccaagggcacatttccctttcaagtagtCGACGGCCTGCTGCATGGGCAGACCCTTGTACTCCATGATAGTGGCCATGTCCCACTTGAGCATGCACGACATGGTGCACGCGCCGCATGTGTATGTGCCGAACCTGATCAGCTATGAATCCCCAATGCGCCCgagcatcttgctcatcaatcgtCTGTGGACATTGTCGTCGCACACCCCAACGTCTCCGATGCGTACACACTGATGGGCAACCCGTTCATCACCATGCCCGCCTTGTGTACGTTGTCGCTGTCCACGCTGTTCGCGCTACACTTATCCATTCGCGCTGCACTTGTCCATCCCCATCGGTGGGATGAGGTAGTCGAACTGCGCGAGCGTGAAAAGTAGGAAAAAAGAACAACCATGGTTAGTTCACTGTTGAATCGATTCTTCTTTTTTTTTGGTAAGCATACAACTGAGATAAGAAATAAAAATAGTGATGCATGAAACGGGTGAACAAGAAGAAACCAGGATGTTGCCGCCTGCTGGCCTCCTTGGTGAGCTTGAGCATGCTGATGGTAGTCCAACTGCACGAGGGCaaacaaaaggaaaaaagaaCCATGGTTAGTTTTTTGCTGGATCGATTCTTCATTTTTTGGTAAACATGCAACTAATATAAGAAACAAATGGAATAATGTATGAGATGGGTGAACAAGAACGAACCATGATTCAATAAAATAGTTAGTTGCCCCTGTGTTACTATGTTTCTATATTCACAATATTTATAATATCTATCCTTTATAGAACATACACAAATATGAGCTCTTATGGTTTCAGGATCACTCAAGTCTCCCAAGTGTATATCGAAGAAGTTTGAGAAAAGTCCCAATGATGAAGGTGGAGAGAGCTCATAGATTATGCGGTACAGTGACATTGGTGGGACTAACTCCATCAACGTAATCAAGCTTCCTGAAGCacaagaagaaaaggaaaattaAGTCAATGTAGTTTTATTTTCCAATTTGTACAACAACAACCATCTTAAAAAGCCTTTCTCAATAAAACTGTGGGTGGTACCGTCTTACCAACAATGGTGCCAAATGTAACCAACAAGAACTGTTTCAGGCCTAGATTTAGTGCATCCGACTCTTTCGCTCTTTCTAGTCCAGAATTAATCCAATTGGAACACTTTTGCCTAGAACGCTTCTTCTCCTTGCTCGGCAGCCTAGGATTGGAAAAGGTTGTTTGAGAAAAATATGAGTTACAGGCTTACAACTTCAGACATGTGATAGCCAAACCTGAATCAACTAAAAGCATGTATGAACAAATGCAAAGAACCAtcttgatagcgaacttacaaacACAAAGAATAATCAACCAAAGGCATGTCTTACTGCTTCTTTATAAGCTTTCTCAAATTACAGTCTTGCTACCAAAATAAGAACCATTCACTGTATACAATAAGAAGCTCTAGTAAATGGCAGAGTAGTAGTAGTAGTCAAAACTGACCGATTGCGCTGATTCAAACACTACTCTGGATACCTGCAGAGTAAAACATGCACTGCTAGTATAGCAGTAGCTGTCATTCTTCCCTAACCTCATAGTCAAGCCCCTTTCTGCATATTATTCAGATAACACAATATTTATCACTCAATTGGTAACCATCAGTGTGTATAACACAATATTTACCAAAATAAGAACCAACGTCGCCGGTATGGGGCCGGTGAGGCCGGGGTTGGACTTGAGCACAATCTGCTCGAGCGAGGACGACGACGTGAACAGCGCGGTCGACGTCGAAGCAGACGAAGACGGAGAGCATCCGGAGGTGCGGCAGGCCGCGCAGCGAGGCGGGGTCGAGCCTGGCCCCGGGCCTGCAGGGCGGGGTGGTGACGTCGGGGGCCAGGTGGAGGCGGGTGGTGTGGAGCACGCGTGCGTCGTCGGGCGCGAGCTCGCACTGCAGGCCCGGCAAAGGCGTGTCGGTGTAGGGTCGCGGGTGGAGCTGCGGCCACGCCGGGTCGCCGAGGAGGTCCGCCATCAACCGGAAGATGGCCGCCAGCTCCGCCCCCGGCAGCTCTGGCGCCGGCGCGTCCCATCCAGGGATTGCGGGTGATGGGGATCGCAGCTAGGAGGGTGAGGAGGGCGCGATGGGGAGCGAAGCAGAGGGGGAGGATGTCGGGGGTGTGGGGGGAgagggcagaaccgtgcaccgtgAACGCCTACACTATAGtcttaagtagtagtagagatttgtCACCTATTGTGGAGCTTCACCCGAACCATCAGACCAGCCCCCCGTGCGCCCTCTTACCAGGCATATACACCCCACGCACGTGACCCATGTCAGACTAAAATGCACGTGATCCTCCTAAGACCGGCTCCAACGGAGCCCCCTTCTTCCTCCCCTAACAAAACGGCGTGTATGACTCCTCCCCTCCTTGTTGCAACCTAACTCCCTCCCTCCCCCTCATTTGGGTGTGTGAGGGATTTCACCGTGTGGAGAGGGGGAGCTCTAATCTCCCCCACTTCATTAATCAGTAAAATTAAATGTAGAATTAATTGTTTTCAATTTTAAGTACCAGATAACAATGTGTAGTATGATATTATAAATATTCTATAAATTTTAAAACTCCAAAAACTGATATATAAAAGTAAAATATTTCACATAAAGTGTAAAGGGTGGGCCTGATAGGGAGAATGGATTGAGAGGATGAGAAAGAGAGGGAGAAATGAAAGATGGGGATATATTTAAAAATGAATAAAAGTACGAATAGGGGAAAAGTGAGGGGGAATGGTTGGAATCAGTATAAACAGATTTGATTATGATTTTACATCGAAACCAGTAATAAAACCGGCGGCTCCGATCCCAAAAAAGACCTAACAACCTCGATCATAATATGCGCAACCATTTTCGCTTCTTCCTTCTGTGCCTCTACCGAAAAGATCGCCTTAACTACCTGCAAATAACATATTCTCCCATATAGGGCTGGAtaatgagccagctcggctcgtttTGGTTCGTCTCGTTCTAGCTTGTTAgtgtaacgagccagctcggctcgactcATTATAATAACGAGCTAAATGTCTAGCTCGACTCGACACGTTagccagctcgagctggctcgataAGCTCGTGAGCCATACTAACAAAAAAACACGAATTCATGAATATACAAGCATAGAAGTGTATAAACATGTATATAACAATAGCATATATTGtaaaataagaaaataaatatTTAAACCACTTCCATAATACATAGTTTAATACTTCCATTCCATATCTCCATATCTAATCTAGGCTAATCTAGGAAGCACTCTATCAATCCAAAATATTAATATGCAATACGAGTATGCAGCCACATGTGACATGCCCACATATCAACTTGCACATCAAATACAACAATCCATCATAGGCTCATAATATATGGACTTAACCACATCAATTTCCACTCTCTAGTTAAAAAGGTCACCAAGAGATAATTTTAAAGCTAGCATGAAAATAGACACAAAGACAAAATCTATTTGTCCTCCACTCTAGGTATCCAATGGTACATTCTCTTAAACCTGATATGTAAGCACCAACATCAAATGAGTACATCTTTAATTGAAATTCAATATACAGTTCTGCAATAAACAAGTAAAATGTTGAATACATAGTAGCTACTTGCCACCACACATTGTTTCAACGATGATTTGTTAGGGCTCGGGACTCAAGAGCCACAAG harbors:
- the LOC103642619 gene encoding uncharacterized protein; this translates as MADLLGDPAWPQLHPRPYTDTPLPGLQCELAPDDARVLHTTRLHLAPDVTTPPCRPGARLDPASLRGLPHLRMLSVFVCFDVDRAVHVVVLARADCAQVQPRPHRPHTGDVERGLTMRLGKNDSYCYTSSACFTLQFDYLIPPMGMDKCSANG